Proteins encoded in a region of the Streptomyces violaceoruber genome:
- a CDS encoding UvrD-helicase domain-containing protein — MNTSGVTLRLLDKADKEILKLPRTVKGAFFDFQHKFRSNPHTTGLKLQQLKGDSRLWSARVNDEYRALLLRLADDDWLIVSVKHRKDVYSRLSYGVNQVTGGIEYVDLEVVEDSVLRRLPAPPAQAPASAEPSTPAQPEPARPLFADWSDEQLSDLGVAESLLPVIRTLATEDQLLGLVEYAPQLTGEVLLALFDGASYDDVLDQVTRPVAATEPVDPDDFEAAAQRPATVVTTTDDALKEALESGDFGRWKVFLHPTQARLVERRYNGPARVGGGPGTGKTIVALHRVRHLVRQLPPGRDKPVLLTTYNKNLAADLRARLLELGGEELLSRVEVSHVDQLALRVVREAEPGNGKQAIDDSRAVREWRGLLDELGEDGWDAEFLHDEWTQVILGQAVGTRTDYFRARRAGRGRNIGRAERAEIWQLAERFTQRLDRLGRQTWDQVAERAARLEIGREQRIQNIARQREEAGGLDNIHLQDGSGGWLRHRYRHIVVDEAQDLRPAHWKMLRAMAPRGADDLFLVGDTHQRIYKNQVTLGSLGVNIRGRSSKLSLSYRTTRQILRSALGVLGETTYDDLDGSEETLAGYRSVLSGGLPAGHAFPDWASEREGVAALIEEWDADSDMAIPHEQIAICVPTNQMAAEMAYTLKVHGIDSVEIRSDGPNGSTGVHIGTMFRFKGLEYQRMVIAGVTDGLVPREAVNSLRDRDPVRHRHEIQRARSLLFVAATRARDSVDVFWHGKPSPFLDESWVASSAPLP, encoded by the coding sequence ATGAACACCTCCGGCGTCACACTGCGCCTGCTCGACAAGGCGGACAAGGAGATCCTCAAACTCCCCCGCACGGTCAAAGGCGCGTTCTTCGACTTCCAGCACAAGTTCCGGAGCAACCCCCACACCACCGGACTGAAACTTCAGCAGCTCAAGGGAGACAGCAGGCTCTGGTCGGCGCGCGTCAACGACGAGTACCGGGCGCTGCTGCTGCGGCTCGCCGACGACGACTGGCTGATCGTCTCCGTCAAGCACCGCAAGGACGTCTACAGCCGACTCTCGTACGGCGTCAACCAGGTCACCGGCGGCATCGAGTACGTGGACCTGGAGGTGGTCGAGGACAGCGTCCTGCGCCGCCTCCCCGCCCCGCCCGCACAAGCCCCGGCGAGCGCCGAACCGTCCACGCCGGCGCAGCCCGAGCCGGCACGGCCCCTGTTCGCCGACTGGTCCGACGAGCAGCTGTCGGACCTCGGTGTCGCCGAATCCCTGCTGCCCGTCATCCGCACCCTCGCCACCGAGGACCAGCTGCTGGGCCTCGTTGAGTACGCGCCGCAGCTCACCGGGGAAGTGCTCCTCGCCCTGTTCGACGGTGCGTCGTACGACGACGTCCTCGACCAGGTGACCCGGCCGGTGGCCGCCACCGAACCGGTCGACCCGGACGACTTCGAGGCAGCGGCACAACGGCCGGCGACGGTCGTCACCACCACCGACGATGCCTTGAAGGAGGCGCTGGAGAGCGGCGACTTCGGCCGTTGGAAGGTCTTCCTACACCCCACCCAGGCCCGACTGGTCGAACGGCGCTACAACGGCCCCGCCCGGGTGGGCGGCGGCCCCGGCACCGGCAAGACCATCGTCGCGCTGCACCGCGTACGGCATCTCGTACGGCAGCTTCCCCCCGGCCGGGACAAGCCCGTCCTCCTCACCACGTACAACAAGAACCTCGCCGCCGACCTGCGCGCTCGGCTTCTGGAGCTGGGCGGCGAGGAACTGCTGAGCCGGGTCGAGGTGAGCCACGTCGACCAGCTGGCCCTGCGCGTCGTCCGCGAGGCGGAACCGGGCAACGGCAAGCAGGCAATCGACGACAGCCGTGCGGTGCGCGAATGGCGCGGGCTGCTGGACGAGTTGGGAGAGGACGGCTGGGACGCGGAATTCCTGCACGACGAATGGACGCAGGTCATCCTCGGCCAGGCCGTCGGCACCCGCACCGACTACTTCAGGGCCCGGCGCGCCGGACGCGGCAGGAACATCGGCCGCGCCGAGCGGGCCGAGATCTGGCAGCTCGCCGAGCGTTTCACCCAGCGGCTGGACCGGCTCGGACGGCAGACCTGGGACCAGGTGGCAGAGCGGGCCGCACGGTTGGAGATCGGCCGCGAACAGCGCATCCAGAACATCGCCCGGCAGCGGGAGGAGGCGGGCGGCCTCGACAACATCCACCTCCAGGACGGCTCAGGGGGCTGGCTGCGCCACCGGTACCGGCACATCGTGGTGGACGAAGCGCAGGATCTGCGCCCCGCCCACTGGAAGATGCTGCGTGCGATGGCCCCTCGCGGCGCCGACGACCTGTTCCTGGTCGGCGACACCCACCAGCGCATCTACAAGAACCAGGTGACGCTGGGCAGCCTCGGTGTCAACATCCGCGGACGGTCCTCGAAGCTGAGCCTCAGTTACCGCACGACGCGGCAGATCCTGCGTTCCGCCCTCGGTGTGCTGGGCGAGACCACGTACGACGACCTCGACGGCAGCGAGGAAACGCTGGCCGGCTACCGGTCGGTGCTCAGTGGAGGGCTTCCGGCGGGGCACGCCTTCCCGGACTGGGCTTCCGAGCGGGAAGGTGTGGCCGCGCTCATCGAGGAGTGGGACGCCGACTCGGACATGGCCATCCCACACGAGCAGATCGCGATCTGCGTGCCGACGAATCAGATGGCGGCCGAGATGGCCTACACGCTAAAGGTGCACGGTATCGACTCGGTGGAGATCCGCTCCGACGGCCCGAACGGCTCCACCGGGGTGCATATCGGCACGATGTTCCGATTCAAAGGGCTGGAATACCAGCGCATGGTCATCGCGGGCGTGACGGACGGACTCGTGCCCCGCGAGGCCGTCAACAGCCTGCGCGACAGGGACCCCGTCCGTCACCGGCACGAGATCCAGCGTGCCCGGTCCCTGCTCTTCGTGGCGGCGACGCGGGCCCGGGACAGTGTGGACGTCTTCTGGCACGGAAAGCCCAGCCCGTTCCTCGACGAATCGTGGGTCGCCTCGTCGGCGCCGCTTCCCTGA
- a CDS encoding DEAD/DEAH box helicase, giving the protein MKPTMAAAQLRGSLTQYLTTTYALADEDTRGALERFLGHPETGIFRGPYLRIRTPFHLADDGWQRELEWSAGFPGFAPWRHQAKAWARLSTLHGPAQPTLVTTGTGSGKTESFLIPVLDHCRRQKAEGRAGIKAVLLYPMNALATDQAGRIGEYLARPELAQVTAGLYIGDRPDTDFRRVMTRREEMRVSPPDVLITNYKMLDLLLQRGEDRSLWDGAEPAYVVLDEFHTYDGAQGTDVAMLLRRLAAATGASRPGRPLGSICPVATSATLGEGAPGEEAEESGGILDVAARVFGMPFPADAVIGEERMTADEFTGAVDYELPEPPSPQEVVAVSGGPDVEARPDLLDLDALATRMLGRSGLNAFRVGRLLKRHDFTHGALSLLSGDPVDEWSLRDRLARFGYSWGRTARENPRLVLQALSRFVALLSAARDPDSDERRPRPLLHIEAHLWVRPVTRVLRGVGRTPEFRWYEDDRTAARRAALNAAPPGDEDPDASSGGYPSSASGTPLPGADTAPRPAQVHLPAVYCRNCGRSGWAALSPEADPQQLVMAQDRIWRAGVGRDKRRLRYFISATARERRQALDALTGARPSDGGVDPLSVVVLDGGQGTYRLPAAGDDDGDLVDAWFALAVLDKKAADRAAKDDRCPACHTDNSIRFLGTARAALASATVTQLFTGGDIALVPEERKTLLFNDSTQDAAHRAGYVANASYKFSLRSLLAHNLDESGAPTALNDLIGHVLDSVDDPEALAAVVPPDLHDEPGVDRLLSGRGTGDARTWRLIGERLAFATVMEFGLRSRMGRTLELTRTAAAEVAVTDPERVTDLARDLHLSLPGQLLAVGGLPTPERYLAYVRGLLERLRLRGAVRHRWLDTWIKEAGADRYLISGRRPDGMPAFPEGVAPPRFLLDGQKDRTEFDSLTGRLGWYQDWTRRCLDLDAAGATEYLRRLLPALADAGVLSVRTARDRQTRVYGLQPGHIEVRLLDDAVVNKAFVACEDCRWQQVVAPERRTRWYGHPCPRYRCKGRLTAPHTDRSAAEAEVSRFGSGPLVPERDYTRDYYRRLYLTGGTFRVVTAEHTGMLSRPERERVERAFKAGTHYTDPNVLSCTPTLELGIDIGDLSAILLGSLPAGPANYVQRAGRAGRRTGNALVVTFGGRKARDLYYLDEPREMIAGTILPPGCYLSAVEILRRQYTARLLDLAARGELRTSDGEVLAPLPRLSSALFGTSGWCEDLADAARTHGAALVEDFLALFPDGSDVRDSGGPDGAGVSAYAAEELRAYATSGIARALQEAEEDWTGRREELRRRIAAIDEAAEQLAQSDESQARERRELLAERRGAGDLLRELSQSSAHATLVDLGLLPNYSLTDTTTRLEATLYWTETPGEEDDTAGAQAAEQGTVRKVYRSETRDYERSRKPALTELAPGNSFYVNGYRHVVRALDIGSPERRAWSVWRLCPACGYVRTEEQNAEQNTDPCPRCHGREIADAGCVQRVLRPRRVLSRDKRDDARVRDDRDERDHRRYAVLTTVDIDPDRLAPGSWRHDSAVFGVDFTRHATIRTLNLGLDREDGSSTVSLAGQDVRLNPFYVCTECGGATADGRPVVDTPQHALTESLASSTPAAQHHQLWCARRRVRRPVTGAGEQQGRGQDVPLLLAHELTTEAVRILLPASVARVKERLASFTAALFVGIAARYGGDPDHIDIAEATMPDHGDDLDADWPRRFLVVYDRLPGGTGYLHRLSSADGFRDVLLKARDVIERCACREKGLDGCHQCLLRRVPAADYDKVSRSEVRQMLDELLGADGAGWRTSPVATTRHIPLQRQAESDLEILFIDTLQDWAKLAESRAAADTYTTSAGTYALDLRLTAPDGTTVSWRVSQQRALDGTRPDILLERLDTPGPRVALYLDGYAYHATREHNRLADDAMKRTRLRAEGLRVFQLTYHDVKEWRQRIKDTGYAGAGTADPVWEPYGAAGQQRARDYYDRVGRGLPGELSETVWVNPARLLLAYLRSPDPERWRRRAEAAAAGLSGADGVRAAALTGEEAGEGLRAALRGGRPAGGAGPVRLLCGPDASGCRLVLAADGRRTPPVWTGLTVLDDGDTALADEPAHKRRWRAWLYWSNVLQFLERGGGDSAQLTTSMLDGFTPEVLALTGGEGWLTSTRTPVLSPTDELAPVGVAPVPAVPAVGSGETVAPKFSADEARGGDTPGRDPGWDRVIEYLDPEEPGLTELAHALADAAVPSPQDGYELDGHGWQAELAWPAARIGVVLGPRADGNEPDYEAQDRDKAFSAAGWTVRTAAEWDRAAMIARLTERRHDSDTIRDGEPKR; this is encoded by the coding sequence GTGAAGCCCACCATGGCCGCCGCGCAGCTCCGCGGCAGTTTGACGCAGTACCTCACGACGACGTACGCCCTCGCCGACGAAGACACCCGCGGCGCGCTCGAACGCTTCCTCGGGCATCCCGAGACCGGTATCTTCCGGGGGCCCTACCTGCGGATCAGGACGCCGTTCCACCTCGCCGACGACGGCTGGCAGCGGGAGCTGGAGTGGTCGGCCGGTTTTCCGGGGTTCGCCCCGTGGCGGCACCAGGCCAAGGCGTGGGCGCGGCTCTCCACGCTGCACGGGCCCGCCCAGCCGACGCTGGTGACCACCGGCACCGGGTCCGGCAAGACCGAGTCCTTCCTGATCCCCGTACTGGACCACTGCCGGCGGCAGAAGGCCGAGGGGCGGGCCGGGATCAAGGCCGTGCTGTTGTACCCGATGAACGCGCTCGCCACCGACCAGGCCGGGCGTATCGGGGAGTACCTGGCACGGCCGGAGCTCGCCCAGGTCACGGCGGGCCTGTACATCGGCGACCGACCCGACACCGACTTCCGGCGGGTGATGACGCGACGCGAGGAGATGCGCGTCTCGCCGCCCGACGTGCTGATCACCAACTACAAGATGCTCGACCTGCTGTTGCAGCGGGGCGAGGACCGCAGCCTGTGGGACGGCGCCGAGCCCGCGTACGTCGTCCTGGACGAGTTCCACACGTACGACGGCGCCCAGGGCACCGACGTGGCGATGCTGCTGCGCCGGCTGGCCGCCGCCACCGGCGCGTCCCGGCCCGGCAGGCCTCTGGGGTCGATCTGCCCGGTGGCGACCTCGGCGACGCTGGGTGAGGGTGCGCCGGGCGAGGAGGCCGAGGAGAGCGGGGGCATCCTCGACGTCGCGGCTCGGGTGTTCGGCATGCCGTTCCCCGCGGACGCCGTCATCGGCGAGGAGCGGATGACCGCCGACGAGTTCACCGGCGCCGTCGACTACGAACTGCCGGAACCGCCGAGCCCCCAGGAGGTCGTGGCGGTGTCCGGCGGACCGGACGTGGAGGCCCGCCCCGACCTGCTGGACCTGGACGCGCTCGCCACCCGGATGCTGGGCCGCTCCGGCCTGAACGCGTTCCGCGTCGGGCGGCTGCTGAAACGGCACGACTTCACCCACGGTGCGCTATCGCTGCTCAGCGGTGATCCGGTGGACGAGTGGTCGCTGCGGGACCGGCTCGCCCGGTTCGGCTACTCCTGGGGCCGCACGGCGCGGGAGAACCCGAGACTGGTACTCCAGGCGCTGTCCCGGTTCGTGGCGCTGCTGTCGGCCGCCCGCGACCCGGACTCCGACGAGCGCCGGCCCCGGCCCCTGCTGCACATCGAGGCGCACCTGTGGGTGCGGCCCGTGACCCGGGTGCTGCGCGGGGTGGGCCGCACCCCCGAGTTCCGCTGGTACGAGGACGACCGCACGGCCGCCCGCCGGGCCGCTCTCAACGCCGCGCCGCCCGGTGACGAGGACCCGGACGCCTCGTCCGGCGGCTATCCGTCGTCGGCGAGTGGCACGCCGCTGCCGGGCGCCGACACCGCACCGCGCCCGGCCCAGGTGCACCTGCCCGCCGTGTACTGCCGCAACTGCGGGCGATCGGGGTGGGCCGCCCTGTCCCCGGAAGCCGACCCGCAGCAGCTGGTGATGGCCCAGGACCGGATCTGGCGGGCCGGGGTGGGCCGGGACAAGCGGCGCCTGCGCTACTTCATCTCCGCCACCGCCCGCGAGCGACGGCAGGCCCTCGACGCGCTGACCGGTGCACGGCCCTCGGACGGTGGCGTCGACCCGTTGTCGGTGGTGGTGCTGGACGGCGGGCAGGGCACCTACCGACTGCCGGCCGCCGGGGACGACGACGGAGATCTCGTCGACGCCTGGTTCGCGCTGGCGGTGCTCGACAAGAAGGCCGCCGACCGGGCCGCCAAGGACGACCGCTGCCCGGCCTGCCACACCGACAACAGCATCCGTTTCCTCGGCACGGCCCGGGCGGCCCTCGCCTCCGCGACGGTCACCCAGCTGTTCACCGGCGGTGACATCGCGCTCGTCCCGGAGGAGCGCAAGACGCTGCTGTTCAACGACTCCACGCAGGACGCGGCACACCGGGCGGGATACGTCGCCAACGCCTCGTACAAGTTCTCGCTGCGCTCACTGCTCGCCCACAACCTGGACGAGTCCGGCGCGCCGACCGCGCTGAACGACCTGATCGGCCACGTCCTGGACTCGGTGGACGACCCGGAGGCGCTGGCCGCCGTCGTTCCCCCCGACCTGCATGACGAGCCGGGCGTCGACCGGCTGCTGTCCGGCCGCGGCACCGGCGACGCGCGGACCTGGCGGCTGATCGGAGAACGGCTCGCGTTCGCGACGGTGATGGAGTTCGGGCTGCGCAGCCGCATGGGCCGGACCCTGGAGCTGACCCGGACCGCCGCCGCCGAGGTCGCCGTGACGGACCCGGAGCGGGTCACGGACCTGGCGCGGGACCTGCACCTGTCGCTGCCCGGCCAGTTGCTGGCGGTCGGCGGACTGCCCACGCCCGAGCGGTATCTCGCGTACGTCCGGGGGCTGCTGGAGCGGTTGCGGCTGCGTGGCGCGGTGCGGCACCGGTGGCTCGACACGTGGATCAAGGAAGCCGGCGCCGACCGCTACCTCATCTCCGGGCGCAGGCCGGACGGCATGCCCGCCTTCCCCGAAGGGGTAGCCCCGCCGAGGTTCCTGCTGGACGGGCAGAAGGACAGGACCGAGTTCGACTCCCTCACCGGACGCCTGGGGTGGTACCAGGACTGGACCCGCAGATGCCTCGACCTGGACGCGGCCGGGGCCACCGAGTACCTGCGCAGACTGCTGCCCGCTCTCGCCGACGCGGGCGTCCTCTCGGTGCGGACCGCCCGGGACCGGCAGACCCGGGTCTACGGGCTGCAGCCGGGCCACATCGAGGTGCGGCTGCTCGACGACGCCGTCGTCAACAAGGCCTTCGTCGCCTGCGAGGACTGCCGCTGGCAGCAGGTCGTGGCGCCCGAGCGCCGGACCCGCTGGTACGGGCATCCGTGCCCCCGCTACCGGTGCAAGGGCCGGCTGACCGCACCCCACACCGACCGGTCCGCGGCCGAGGCCGAGGTGTCCCGGTTCGGATCGGGCCCCCTCGTACCTGAGCGGGACTACACCCGCGACTACTACCGCCGCCTCTACTTGACGGGCGGCACGTTCCGCGTGGTGACCGCCGAGCACACGGGCATGCTCAGCCGCCCCGAACGGGAGCGCGTGGAAAGGGCGTTCAAGGCGGGTACGCACTACACCGACCCCAACGTGCTGTCGTGCACCCCGACGCTGGAACTCGGCATCGACATCGGCGACCTGTCCGCCATCCTCCTCGGCTCCCTGCCCGCCGGCCCCGCCAACTACGTCCAGCGGGCCGGACGCGCCGGACGCCGCACGGGCAACGCGCTGGTCGTCACGTTCGGCGGACGCAAGGCACGCGACCTGTACTACCTGGACGAACCGCGCGAGATGATCGCGGGGACCATCCTTCCGCCGGGCTGCTACCTGTCTGCGGTGGAGATCCTGCGCCGCCAGTACACGGCGCGGCTGCTGGACCTGGCGGCCCGCGGCGAGCTGCGGACCTCCGACGGCGAGGTGCTGGCTCCGCTCCCCCGGCTGTCCTCCGCCCTGTTCGGCACCAGCGGGTGGTGCGAGGACCTCGCCGACGCCGCGCGAACGCACGGGGCGGCACTGGTGGAGGATTTCCTGGCCCTGTTCCCCGACGGCAGCGACGTGCGGGACTCCGGCGGTCCTGACGGTGCGGGCGTCTCCGCGTACGCGGCGGAGGAACTCCGGGCGTACGCGACCAGCGGGATCGCGCGGGCGTTGCAGGAAGCCGAGGAGGACTGGACGGGGCGGCGTGAGGAGCTGCGCCGCAGGATCGCGGCGATCGACGAAGCCGCGGAGCAACTGGCCCAGTCCGACGAGTCGCAGGCCCGGGAGCGGCGCGAACTGCTCGCCGAGCGGCGGGGTGCCGGCGACCTGCTGCGGGAGCTGAGCCAGTCGAGCGCCCACGCCACCTTGGTGGACCTCGGGCTGCTGCCCAACTACAGCCTGACGGACACCACCACCCGGCTGGAAGCGACGCTGTACTGGACGGAGACCCCGGGCGAGGAGGACGACACCGCCGGGGCCCAAGCCGCCGAGCAGGGCACCGTCCGCAAGGTGTACCGCAGTGAGACGCGGGACTACGAACGGTCCCGCAAGCCGGCCCTGACCGAACTCGCCCCGGGCAACAGCTTCTACGTCAACGGCTACCGTCACGTGGTGCGCGCCCTGGACATCGGCAGTCCCGAGCGCCGCGCCTGGTCGGTGTGGCGGCTCTGCCCCGCCTGCGGATATGTCCGCACCGAGGAGCAGAACGCGGAGCAGAACACCGATCCGTGCCCGCGCTGTCACGGCCGGGAGATCGCCGACGCCGGGTGCGTCCAGCGCGTCCTGCGGCCCAGGCGGGTCCTGTCCCGCGACAAGCGCGACGACGCCCGGGTCCGCGACGACCGCGACGAGCGGGACCACAGGCGCTACGCGGTCCTCACCACCGTCGACATCGACCCCGACCGTCTGGCGCCCGGTTCCTGGCGGCACGACAGCGCCGTGTTCGGCGTGGACTTCACCCGCCACGCCACGATCCGGACACTGAACCTCGGGCTGGACCGCGAGGACGGCAGCAGCACGGTGTCGCTGGCCGGCCAGGACGTACGGCTCAACCCGTTCTACGTCTGCACCGAGTGCGGCGGCGCCACGGCGGACGGCCGGCCGGTGGTGGACACGCCGCAGCACGCCCTCACCGAGTCGCTGGCGTCGAGCACTCCGGCCGCGCAGCACCATCAGTTGTGGTGCGCGCGCCGCCGTGTCCGCAGGCCCGTCACCGGTGCGGGCGAACAGCAGGGCAGGGGCCAGGACGTGCCGCTGCTGCTCGCCCACGAACTGACCACCGAGGCCGTGCGCATTCTGTTGCCCGCTTCGGTGGCACGCGTCAAGGAGCGGCTCGCGTCGTTCACCGCCGCCCTGTTCGTGGGGATCGCGGCTCGCTACGGCGGCGATCCCGACCACATCGACATCGCCGAGGCGACCATGCCCGACCACGGGGACGACCTGGACGCGGACTGGCCGAGGCGCTTCCTCGTCGTCTACGACCGGCTGCCGGGCGGCACGGGCTACCTGCACCGGCTGTCCTCCGCCGACGGCTTCCGGGACGTACTGCTCAAGGCACGGGACGTCATCGAGCGCTGTGCCTGCCGCGAGAAGGGGCTCGACGGCTGCCACCAGTGCCTGCTGCGGCGCGTGCCGGCCGCCGACTACGACAAGGTCAGCCGGAGCGAGGTCCGCCAGATGCTGGACGAGCTGCTGGGCGCCGACGGTGCAGGGTGGCGCACCTCGCCGGTGGCGACGACCCGTCACATCCCGTTGCAACGGCAGGCCGAGAGCGACCTGGAGATCCTCTTCATCGACACTCTCCAGGACTGGGCGAAACTGGCCGAGTCGAGGGCCGCGGCGGACACGTACACGACCTCCGCCGGTACGTACGCCCTCGACCTGCGGCTCACAGCGCCCGACGGGACCACCGTCAGCTGGCGCGTCTCCCAGCAGCGGGCCCTGGACGGCACCCGGCCCGACATACTCCTCGAACGGCTGGACACCCCCGGCCCGCGCGTCGCCCTGTACCTCGACGGCTACGCGTACCACGCCACCCGTGAGCACAACCGGCTGGCGGACGACGCGATGAAGCGCACCAGGCTCCGGGCGGAGGGCCTTCGCGTGTTCCAGCTGACCTACCACGACGTGAAGGAGTGGCGGCAGCGGATCAAGGACACGGGGTACGCGGGAGCGGGCACCGCAGACCCCGTGTGGGAGCCGTACGGCGCGGCCGGACAGCAACGGGCCCGCGACTACTACGACCGCGTGGGCCGGGGCCTGCCCGGTGAGCTCTCCGAGACGGTGTGGGTCAACCCGGCCCGGCTTCTGCTGGCCTATTTGCGCTCTCCCGACCCGGAGCGCTGGAGGCGGCGAGCTGAGGCGGCCGCCGCTGGGCTCAGCGGAGCGGACGGGGTCCGAGCCGCCGCGCTCACCGGCGAAGAGGCCGGCGAGGGGCTCAGGGCGGCGCTGCGTGGCGGCAGGCCGGCCGGGGGCGCCGGACCCGTACGCCTGCTCTGCGGTCCCGACGCGTCGGGTTGCCGTCTGGTGCTGGCCGCCGACGGCAGACGCACCCCTCCCGTGTGGACGGGGCTCACCGTCCTGGACGACGGTGACACGGCCCTCGCCGACGAGCCGGCCCACAAGCGACGCTGGCGTGCCTGGCTGTACTGGAGCAACGTGCTGCAGTTCCTCGAGCGCGGCGGCGGCGACAGCGCCCAGCTGACCACGAGCATGCTCGACGGCTTCACTCCCGAGGTTCTCGCCCTGACCGGCGGGGAGGGCTGGCTGACGTCGACGCGTACGCCGGTGCTCTCGCCCACCGACGAACTCGCGCCCGTCGGGGTCGCCCCGGTGCCCGCGGTGCCTGCTGTGGGCAGTGGTGAGACAGTCGCGCCGAAATTCTCCGCGGACGAGGCACGCGGCGGCGACACACCGGGGCGGGACCCCGGCTGGGACCGGGTCATCGAGTACCTCGACCCGGAGGAGCCGGGACTCACGGAGCTGGCCCACGCACTGGCCGACGCCGCGGTGCCCTCGCCTCAGGACGGCTACGAGCTGGACGGTCACGGCTGGCAGGCCGAGCTGGCGTGGCCCGCTGCCAGGATCGGAGTGGTCCTCGGTCCTCGCGCGGACGGCAACGAGCCGGACTACGAGGCCCAGGACCGGGACAAGGCATTCTCGGCGGCAGGCTGGACGGTCCGCACCGCCGCCGAATGGGATCGGGCGGCGATGATCGCCCGGCTCACGGAACGACGGCACGACAGCGACACCATCAGGGACGGGGAGCCGAAGCGATGA